The sequence below is a genomic window from Bacillota bacterium.
CACTAGGAGGGCAAATCCAATGTTCTGTCGAATATTGCGCACCGTAGCCCGACTCAGTCCCACCGCATAGGAAAGCCTATGGATGTCCGCGCTCATCAGCACAACATCTGCGGTCTCCATCGCTACATCGGTCCCGGCCCCACCGATAGCAATCCCCAGATCTGCCGTGGCCAAAGCTGGCGCATCGTTGACCCCATCGCCCACCATCGCCACTGTACCGTGCTTCTTCCGTAATTCTTCGAGAGCCTGCACCTTTTCCTCGGGAAGAAGTTCACTGTAGAAATCATCGATCCCGACTTTTTCTGCAACATATCCCGCTGCTAAACGATTGTCTCCGGTGAGCATGACAGTGCGTTTGACACCTTGGGCCTTCAAGTCGGCGACTAATGTCGCGGCATCCTCACGAATAGTGTCCGCGATAGAAATGATACCGTAGATCGCATCTTGCGTACCAATGATTACTGCGGTCTGTCCTTTTTCCTCTTCGCTTTCTAGGTAGGATTCGTAATCGGATAAATCGACTCCTTGGTCTTGGAAGAGCTTCCGATTCCCAATATAATACTGGTTGCCATCAAGACTGAAGCCAATCCCTTGGCCGATCATCATTTCTACATCTTCAGGCGTTCGAATGGCGGTGTCTGCTCTTTTTTCCGCTTCGGCAATAATTGCCTTGCCCAAGGGGTGCTCCGAATAGGACTCGCCACTGGCCGCAATGCTGAGGAGTTCGGCTTCATCGATTCCGTATGCCTTCACCCGGGTAACTCCCGGACGTCCTTCGGTCAAGGTGCCGGTTTTATCGAAGGCCACTACCCGGACAGTCCCCAGCTTCTCAATGATCTCCCCGCCTTTAATCAAGACACCGCGTTTTGCACCGTTACCGATGCCGGCAACAATGGAAACGGGAGTGGAAATCACCAGGGCGCCGGGACAAGAAATAACCAATAGTGTCAAAGCTAAACGAATATCTCGCGTGATGATGAATAGGACTGCAGAGAGCAAGATAATCGCCGGAGTATACCAACGGGAGAATCTCTCTAGGAACTTCTGGGTTTTAGCTTTCTTGTCCTGGGCCTCTTCCACCAGATGTAGGATACGGGCAAAGGTGGTATCGTCCCCCACTTGTTCCGCCTGGATCACAAGATACCCCGATTCAATGATCGTCCCGGAGAATACCCTTTCATCTAGGGTCCGACTCACCGGGATTGATTCCCCTGTAATGGCGGCCTGATTAATGTACGCGGAACCTTCCACGATCGTCCCGTCCACAGAAATCTTCTCCCCTGGCTTCACCACCACTAAATCGCCCTGTTCTACTTCCTCAGGAGAAACAATGGTCTCCACCCCATCTTTGCGAACTCGGGCCGTATCCGGCGCTAAATCCATCAACGCCCGAATGGAGGAACGGGTCTTTTCGATGGTACGGGACTCCAAGTAATCCCCCAAGGTAAACAGGAACGTAACTGCGGCGGCTTCCCAATATTCCCCGACGCTGAGGGCCCCGAGGACTGCGACGCTGACCAGAGTGTCAATACCTACTACTTTATACCGTAGTGCCCCGATGGCTCTCTTAAAAATGGAGGTACCCGCGATGACCGTAACTCCCAACATCAGGATGATGGTCAAGGGCTCATAACCGATCAGGTTCTTAAGGATAAAGGAAACCCCTGCCATAGTCCCGGAAATCCATACAATCTGTCTCCTACTTAGTCTGAACATCCCAGGCACCCCCTTTCCTCGCTTACTTTTCGGACAGAACTTGATATCCCAATCCTTCGATTTTCCCTTTAAGCTCCTCCGAAGTCACCACACTCTCGTCAAACTCGGCCCTCACCCGGGAACTGTTGTACAACACTTCCACTTCT
It includes:
- the cadA gene encoding cadmium-translocating P-type ATPase, which gives rise to MFRLSRRQIVWISGTMAGVSFILKNLIGYEPLTIILMLGVTVIAGTSIFKRAIGALRYKVVGIDTLVSVAVLGALSVGEYWEAAAVTFLFTLGDYLESRTIEKTRSSIRALMDLAPDTARVRKDGVETIVSPEEVEQGDLVVVKPGEKISVDGTIVEGSAYINQAAITGESIPVSRTLDERVFSGTIIESGYLVIQAEQVGDDTTFARILHLVEEAQDKKAKTQKFLERFSRWYTPAIILLSAVLFIITRDIRLALTLLVISCPGALVISTPVSIVAGIGNGAKRGVLIKGGEIIEKLGTVRVVAFDKTGTLTEGRPGVTRVKAYGIDEAELLSIAASGESYSEHPLGKAIIAEAEKRADTAIRTPEDVEMMIGQGIGFSLDGNQYYIGNRKLFQDQGVDLSDYESYLESEEEKGQTAVIIGTQDAIYGIISIADTIREDAATLVADLKAQGVKRTVMLTGDNRLAAGYVAEKVGIDDFYSELLPEEKVQALEELRKKHGTVAMVGDGVNDAPALATADLGIAIGGAGTDVAMETADVVLMSADIHRLSYAVGLSRATVRNIRQNIGFALLVVGV
- a CDS encoding heavy-metal-associated domain-containing protein, with product MAKKTYQLKTLACPTCAAKIESVLKKTAGVQEVEVLYNSSRVRAEFDESVVTSEELKGKIEGLGYQVLSEK